A genomic window from Flavobacterium azooxidireducens includes:
- a CDS encoding cytochrome ubiquinol oxidase subunit I: protein MDVEILARIQFAFTIAFHYIYPPLSIGLGLLMVIFEGLYLKTGNKEYEVLTRFWLKIFAITFGIGVATGIIMEFEFGTNWAVYSRYVGDIFGSALAAEGLFAFGLESTFLGILIFGWNRVSPKVHFISTIGVFLGSMFSAVWIVVANSWQQTPAGYHIVGEGFNARAEVTDFWEMVFNPSSVDRIIHVWQGAFLAGAFLVLSVHAYYLRKGRYEAISKKAFKIALVVATIVSFTQLLSGHSSADGVAKNQPAKLAAMEGHYEASAPADLYILGWVDNEKQEVSGIAVPGGLSFLVHQDFQAPVTGLNAFPKEDQPSQVNAVFQFYHIMISIGMFLIALTFYACFLWWRGKLFETKWILWIFSFSVLLPQIANQAGWFAAEMGRQPWIVYGHLRTSEGFSQEVSANQILFSLILFLVIYTLLFLLFLYSLNKKIKHGPYDEQEANFNSI from the coding sequence ATGGATGTTGAAATTTTAGCTCGAATACAATTTGCTTTCACCATAGCTTTTCATTATATCTATCCGCCTTTAAGTATTGGATTAGGTTTATTAATGGTGATTTTTGAAGGACTTTATCTCAAAACAGGAAATAAAGAATACGAAGTTTTAACCCGTTTTTGGCTTAAAATTTTTGCTATTACATTCGGAATCGGTGTAGCAACAGGTATTATCATGGAATTTGAATTTGGTACCAATTGGGCCGTTTATTCCCGCTATGTTGGCGATATATTCGGCAGTGCTTTGGCCGCAGAAGGTTTGTTTGCTTTTGGTTTAGAAAGTACTTTTCTGGGTATTTTAATTTTCGGATGGAATCGCGTTTCACCAAAAGTTCACTTTATTTCTACGATTGGTGTTTTTTTAGGCTCAATGTTCTCTGCCGTATGGATTGTTGTAGCAAACAGTTGGCAACAAACACCTGCCGGCTATCATATCGTTGGAGAAGGGTTTAATGCCAGAGCAGAAGTGACCGATTTTTGGGAAATGGTTTTCAATCCTTCCAGTGTAGACAGAATTATTCATGTTTGGCAAGGTGCCTTCTTAGCAGGTGCCTTTCTAGTTTTAAGTGTGCATGCATACTACTTAAGGAAAGGTAGGTATGAAGCCATTTCTAAAAAAGCATTTAAAATTGCTTTGGTAGTAGCAACGATTGTTTCTTTTACTCAGTTACTTTCCGGTCATAGCTCAGCAGATGGCGTGGCGAAGAATCAACCGGCTAAATTGGCAGCAATGGAAGGACATTATGAAGCTTCTGCTCCGGCAGATTTGTATATTTTAGGTTGGGTGGATAATGAAAAACAAGAAGTTTCCGGAATTGCAGTTCCCGGTGGATTATCTTTTTTAGTTCATCAGGATTTTCAAGCTCCGGTAACTGGATTGAATGCCTTCCCAAAAGAAGATCAACCAAGTCAAGTCAATGCTGTTTTTCAGTTTTATCACATCATGATTTCAATTGGAATGTTTTTAATTGCTCTAACTTTCTACGCCTGTTTTTTATGGTGGAGGGGGAAATTATTTGAAACGAAATGGATATTATGGATCTTTTCTTTTTCCGTTTTATTGCCGCAAATTGCCAATCAAGCCGGTTGGTTTGCTGCCGAAATGGGAAGACAACCTTGGATTGTATATGGTCATCTTCGCACAAGTGAGGGATTTTCACAGGAAGTTTCGGCAAACCAAATTTTATTTTCATTGATTTTATTTTTAGTGATTTATACGCTTTTGTTTTTATTGTTTTTGTATTCACTTAACAAAAAAATCAAACACGGCCCTTATGATGAGCAAGAAGCTAACTTTAATTCAATTTAA
- the cydB gene encoding cytochrome d ubiquinol oxidase subunit II, whose product METFLGIDYPTLWYLVVGLLFSGYAILEGFDYGAGAWHLFLRKDESRRIAINAIGPLWDANQVWLIIGGGALFAGFPVMYATMLSVMYIPFMLFLMLLVLRSAAIKFRSAEEMKWWRTSWDYIYFISNTLIAFLLGVVLGNVLQGFAIGPNYSYQGGIFFTFLSPYALMTGFTTLSLFMTQGAIFLLLKTEGRLHARLTFLLRKGMIFFIISFSITSLYTLIFIPGVTDNFRENPLFFIIPILAFLAVANVPRLVSKKKYFQALLFSSLTMAFLLMLVAFQLYPTLLISTINQEYSITIYNAASSQKSLGIMLTIVLIGAPLLAFYFIFLYRTFHGKVKLDDTSY is encoded by the coding sequence ATGGAAACTTTTTTAGGTATTGATTACCCAACTTTGTGGTATTTAGTGGTTGGCTTGTTATTCTCGGGTTATGCTATTTTAGAAGGCTTTGATTATGGTGCAGGTGCTTGGCATTTATTTTTAAGAAAAGATGAAAGTCGCCGCATTGCGATAAATGCTATTGGACCGCTTTGGGATGCCAATCAAGTTTGGTTAATTATAGGAGGTGGAGCACTTTTTGCCGGTTTTCCGGTGATGTATGCAACAATGCTTTCAGTCATGTATATTCCGTTTATGTTGTTTTTAATGTTATTGGTTTTACGTTCTGCCGCAATCAAATTCAGAAGTGCCGAAGAAATGAAATGGTGGCGAACATCTTGGGATTATATTTATTTTATTTCCAATACTTTAATTGCTTTTTTATTGGGTGTAGTATTGGGAAATGTGTTGCAAGGTTTTGCTATCGGACCTAATTATTCTTATCAGGGTGGAATATTTTTCACCTTTTTATCTCCTTATGCTTTGATGACGGGCTTCACAACATTATCACTTTTTATGACCCAAGGAGCTATTTTTTTGCTATTAAAAACGGAAGGTCGTTTACATGCCAGACTCACTTTTTTACTCCGTAAAGGAATGATATTTTTCATTATCAGTTTTTCAATTACTTCGCTTTATACGTTGATTTTTATTCCGGGTGTAACAGATAATTTCCGAGAAAATCCACTTTTTTTTATCATTCCTATATTGGCTTTTTTAGCTGTTGCCAATGTGCCACGTTTGGTTTCTAAGAAGAAGTATTTTCAAGCATTGTTATTTTCATCATTAACAATGGCATTTTTACTCATGTTAGTGGCTTTTCAATTGTATCCCACATTATTAATTTCGACAATTAATCAGGAATATAGTATTACCATTTACAATGCTGCCTCTTCACAAAAATCGCTTGGAATCATGCTTACAATTGTATTGATTGGAGCTCCACTACTGGCTTTTTATTTTATTTTTCTATATCGAACTTTTCATGGAAAAGTAAAATTAGACGATACCAGTTATTAA
- a CDS encoding NAD(P)/FAD-dependent oxidoreductase → MTKIVVLGAGIAGHTAAAHLRRKLSKEHEVVVVSPNRNYQWVPSNIWVGIGRMKSKEVIFPLEPLYKRKGIGYKQAKAVSFHPEGDASETKPFILVEGVFGENLGKQEKVTYDYLINATGPKLAFELTEGLQPATNKVYSVCTYDHAEHASEALHKLINQLKKSDKKAKILIGTGHGKATCQGAAFEYILNVEKELQKFGVRNKVEITWISNEYELGDFGMDGMLMEYNGFNMKSKDMIEMIFEDRGIKWILGAAVNKVEDGIMHYENLEGEFKTEMFDFAMLIPSFSGHGFQAFDKVGQNITEKLFRGFMVVDADYTPKPYEEWTVQDWPETYQNPSYKNIFAPGIAFAPPHSISRPRKSRNGTEIFPSPPRTGMPSGITAKLVADNIIDSIKSGKESLQHKGSLGNMGAACIASAGYGLTQGSGVSITTFPIVPDYKKYSETGGRDIKKTFGDIGLAGHWVKLSLHYAFLYKAKMKPFWWLIPE, encoded by the coding sequence ATGACAAAAATTGTAGTTTTAGGAGCTGGCATAGCGGGACATACTGCAGCAGCTCATTTAAGAAGAAAATTATCAAAAGAGCATGAAGTAGTGGTCGTTTCTCCCAATCGAAATTACCAATGGGTTCCTTCTAATATTTGGGTTGGAATAGGTAGAATGAAATCAAAAGAAGTCATTTTTCCTCTAGAACCTCTTTACAAGCGAAAAGGAATTGGCTATAAACAAGCCAAAGCCGTTTCTTTTCATCCGGAAGGTGATGCTTCAGAAACAAAACCGTTTATTTTAGTAGAAGGTGTTTTTGGCGAAAATCTAGGCAAACAAGAAAAAGTGACCTACGACTATTTAATAAATGCTACCGGACCCAAATTAGCTTTTGAGTTAACCGAAGGTTTACAACCAGCAACCAATAAAGTATATTCTGTTTGCACGTATGATCATGCCGAACATGCTTCGGAAGCACTTCATAAATTAATAAATCAATTAAAAAAGTCGGATAAAAAAGCCAAAATTCTCATCGGAACAGGACATGGAAAAGCAACCTGTCAAGGTGCAGCCTTTGAATATATTTTGAATGTGGAAAAAGAATTGCAAAAATTCGGTGTTCGCAATAAAGTTGAAATTACATGGATTTCCAACGAATATGAATTAGGTGATTTTGGTATGGACGGCATGCTCATGGAATACAACGGTTTCAATATGAAATCGAAAGATATGATCGAAATGATTTTTGAAGACAGAGGAATCAAGTGGATTTTAGGTGCAGCCGTTAACAAAGTTGAAGACGGAATCATGCATTACGAAAATTTAGAAGGCGAATTTAAAACAGAAATGTTCGATTTTGCTATGTTAATTCCGTCTTTTTCAGGTCACGGATTTCAAGCTTTTGATAAAGTTGGACAAAATATTACTGAAAAATTATTTCGAGGTTTTATGGTCGTTGATGCAGATTACACTCCAAAACCCTATGAAGAATGGACTGTTCAAGATTGGCCCGAAACCTATCAAAACCCAAGTTATAAAAATATTTTCGCACCCGGAATTGCTTTTGCTCCGCCACATTCTATTTCAAGACCAAGAAAAAGTAGAAACGGAACAGAAATTTTTCCATCACCACCTAGAACAGGAATGCCTTCGGGAATTACAGCAAAATTAGTAGCTGATAATATTATCGATTCTATTAAATCAGGAAAAGAATCATTGCAACACAAAGGTTCATTAGGTAACATGGGGGCAGCTTGCATTGCTTCTGCCGGATACGGATTAACGCAAGGTAGTGGCGTAAGTATAACTACTTTTCCAATTGTGCCCGATTATAAAAAATATAGCGAAACAGGCGGTAGAGATATTAAGAAAACATTTGGTGACATAGGTTTGGCCGGACATTGGGTAAAACTTTCACTTCATTACGCCTTTCTTTACAAAGCAAAAATGAAGCCTTTTTGGTGGTTGATTCCTGAATAA
- a CDS encoding YgaP family membrane protein codes for MKNRIVRGIAGTFILISIVLAIYVNQNWLWFTAFVGANLLQSSLTKWCLMDDILTKVFKIKD; via the coding sequence ATGAAAAACAGAATCGTACGCGGCATCGCAGGAACATTTATATTAATTAGTATAGTTCTAGCAATCTATGTCAACCAAAATTGGTTGTGGTTCACTGCTTTTGTAGGAGCCAATTTATTACAATCATCATTAACCAAATGGTGTTTGATGGATGATATATTAACGAAAGTTTTTAAAATAAAAGATTAA
- a CDS encoding site-specific integrase: MKHKISILFHLNSSKASKKGLYPIYLRITINGARIELSTSKFVEKSKWNASAGKIKGTNEEARLINSHLDILRSKVYETENWMINNNQDINAQTFKNKFLGVEEKQRQLILIFEDHNKLMKELIGSTFANNTFKKYETTLSHTKEFLKFQYNLNDISIKRVDIAFINDFDFFLRNTKKCNNNSTIKYIRNFGKIIKQCYVNGWLERDPLLNYKGKVKEIERVYLTQEEIESLLNKEFKIKRLELVRDMFLFSCFTGLAYIDVYNLTNSNIIIGIDGEKWISTKRQKTESPSRIPILPVSQMIIDKYENHPQCKNEGKLLPILSNQKMNAYLKELADICEIDKELTFHIARHTFATTVTLTNGVPIESVSKMLGHKNIRTTQHYAKVLDKKVSEDMTILKSKFTYTLNTVLKTKSN; this comes from the coding sequence ATGAAACATAAAATTTCAATACTATTCCATTTAAATAGTTCGAAAGCTTCCAAAAAAGGATTATATCCCATTTATCTGCGAATAACCATAAATGGTGCAAGAATAGAATTAAGCACATCAAAATTTGTAGAAAAATCAAAATGGAATGCTTCTGCAGGTAAAATTAAAGGAACTAATGAAGAAGCAAGACTAATAAATAGTCATCTTGATATTCTCAGAAGCAAAGTGTATGAAACTGAAAATTGGATGATTAATAACAATCAGGATATTAATGCACAAACTTTCAAAAATAAATTTCTTGGTGTTGAGGAAAAACAACGGCAGCTCATTTTAATCTTTGAAGATCATAACAAGCTTATGAAAGAATTAATTGGTTCAACCTTCGCCAATAATACTTTCAAAAAGTATGAAACAACACTAAGTCATACTAAAGAGTTCCTAAAATTTCAATACAATCTGAACGACATTTCAATTAAACGGGTTGACATTGCATTTATAAATGACTTTGATTTCTTCCTACGAAATACAAAGAAATGCAACAACAATTCTACTATAAAATACATCCGGAACTTTGGAAAAATAATTAAACAATGTTATGTAAACGGTTGGTTAGAAAGAGACCCATTGCTCAATTACAAAGGAAAAGTAAAAGAAATTGAAAGAGTCTATTTAACCCAGGAAGAGATTGAGTCACTTTTGAATAAAGAGTTTAAAATCAAACGACTTGAATTGGTTAGAGATATGTTCCTATTTAGCTGTTTTACCGGATTAGCTTACATTGATGTTTATAATCTAACGAACTCAAATATAATCATCGGTATAGACGGCGAAAAATGGATTTCAACAAAAAGACAAAAAACAGAAAGTCCTTCTAGGATTCCAATTCTACCGGTTAGCCAAATGATTATTGATAAATACGAAAACCATCCACAATGTAAAAATGAAGGGAAGCTCCTCCCTATTCTATCCAATCAAAAAATGAATGCCTATCTGAAAGAGCTAGCTGATATTTGTGAAATCGATAAAGAACTAACATTCCATATTGCTAGACATACTTTTGCCACAACTGTAACTTTAACAAATGGAGTCCCTATTGAATCCGTGAGTAAAATGCTTGGTCATAAAAACATTCGTACTACTCAACATTACGCAAAAGTTTTAGATAAAAAAGTGAGTGAGGATATGACTATCCTAAAAAGTAAATTTACTTATACTTTAAATACCGTTTTAAAAACTAAATCTAACTAG
- a CDS encoding class I SAM-dependent methyltransferase yields the protein MSQTSNKKTHASSFRDPSGVVFQEDGVVKRSINPIYFSQYDALTSSGFYKKLIDSKLLIPHEELSRDEDEIIIKPEQISFITNPYEWSFEQYKHAALLTLKIHRLALANEFILKDASAFNVTFHKGRAIFIDTLSFDFYEEKTPWRAYKQFVSHFLSPLLLAKYHGADMLKMLTLHSDGIPIRTTASLLPWKTKLNAFTYTNIHLLAKMENKYSDDYKAENSIKPLSKKAQNNIIESLYDFIKKLEINQQTEWGDYYNKTNYNTTSFNQKALLIKQWALEINVKKVIDVGGNDGTFGRELLAQADEILVTDIDQNAVDFNYKNILKNKETKILPFVCDVLNPSPSIGFNNTERESLLIRLKEYKPDLTMALALIHHITLSGNVPFYKSAEFFAGFSENLILEFPTREDSWVQSLLVRKREFIKHFDFYNEENFEKEYAHFFIISNKIVIQESDRILYLLKRK from the coding sequence ATGAGTCAAACATCAAATAAAAAAACGCATGCGTCTTCATTTAGAGATCCTTCCGGAGTAGTTTTTCAAGAAGACGGAGTTGTGAAGAGAAGCATAAATCCAATTTATTTTTCTCAATATGATGCTTTAACTTCTTCCGGTTTTTACAAAAAATTAATCGATTCCAAATTACTCATACCACACGAAGAACTATCTCGTGATGAGGATGAAATTATAATTAAACCTGAACAAATTTCATTTATCACAAATCCGTATGAATGGAGTTTTGAACAATATAAACATGCTGCTCTTCTGACGTTAAAAATTCATCGATTAGCTTTAGCAAATGAGTTTATTCTAAAAGATGCTTCCGCTTTTAATGTTACTTTTCACAAAGGAAGAGCGATTTTTATCGATACACTTTCATTTGATTTTTATGAAGAGAAAACTCCTTGGAGAGCCTATAAACAGTTTGTTTCGCACTTTTTGAGTCCATTGCTTTTAGCAAAATACCATGGTGCAGATATGCTCAAAATGCTTACTTTGCACAGTGATGGAATTCCAATTAGAACAACAGCATCTTTACTTCCGTGGAAAACAAAACTGAATGCTTTTACTTATACAAATATTCATCTATTGGCAAAGATGGAAAATAAATATAGTGACGATTATAAAGCAGAAAATAGTATAAAACCACTTTCAAAAAAAGCTCAAAATAATATTATTGAAAGTTTGTATGATTTTATAAAAAAGCTAGAAATAAATCAACAAACCGAATGGGGCGATTATTATAATAAAACTAATTATAATACAACTTCATTTAATCAAAAGGCTTTATTAATTAAGCAATGGGCTTTAGAAATTAATGTGAAGAAAGTAATTGATGTTGGTGGAAACGACGGAACTTTTGGTAGAGAATTATTAGCTCAAGCCGACGAAATTTTAGTAACAGACATAGACCAAAACGCTGTTGATTTTAATTATAAAAACATACTAAAAAATAAAGAAACCAAAATCCTTCCTTTTGTTTGCGATGTTTTAAACCCTTCGCCATCCATTGGGTTTAATAATACCGAAAGAGAATCTCTACTAATTAGATTAAAAGAATACAAACCCGATCTCACAATGGCTTTGGCACTTATTCACCATATTACATTGTCCGGAAATGTTCCCTTTTACAAGTCAGCCGAATTTTTTGCCGGTTTTTCAGAAAATTTAATACTCGAATTTCCTACTCGTGAGGATTCTTGGGTTCAATCACTTTTAGTCAGAAAAAGAGAATTTATTAAACATTTTGACTTCTATAATGAAGAAAATTTTGAAAAAGAGTATGCTCACTTTTTTATAATTTCAAATAAAATAGTAATTCAGGAATCAGATCGGATTCTATATTTGTTAAAAAGAAAATAA
- a CDS encoding sulfatase-like hydrolase/transferase — translation MKDKIVNVLKKDSVLPLIAALASGMYPWAFYFTNNFDFVNSWDHFFFFISRFILLPMVVFYGVYFLLKSKYLRLFKTTVLPFLSGFVFFYLVMLALHATVGFNKIIIVFVLAVLVAIACRNIQQLFKKLLIIQFILVLTTGLGFYRISKSFFKYSDEWIEQPDNIEEVIFKKTPNIYVIQPDGYANFSELRKGYYKYDNSTFESWLETNNFKLYHSFRSNYFSTLSSNSSLFSMKHHYNNLFDERKIIMDKNTVVSIFKNNGYKTHFLAELPYLLINRPNIKFDYTNFDVNNISFLSKGLEAERSILVDLPLVLQKNKEENGKNFYFIEKLLPGHITTFKDATTTKEKERLLYLKSIEDVNEWMKNVFQLISENDPNAMIIILADHGGFVGWDYTLQTTNTTSDENLINSVFTAALAIKWPNNEPPTFKHEFKSSVNFFRTIFSYLAEDEIYLKNLQDDASYLTLWDEKNKGLYKVINSENEIVLEKNNSE, via the coding sequence ATGAAAGATAAAATTGTAAATGTTTTAAAGAAAGATTCCGTTCTTCCATTGATAGCAGCATTAGCTTCAGGAATGTATCCGTGGGCTTTTTACTTTACTAATAATTTTGATTTTGTAAATTCTTGGGATCATTTTTTCTTCTTTATATCTCGATTTATACTATTACCAATGGTCGTTTTTTACGGCGTTTACTTTCTTTTGAAGTCAAAATATTTACGATTATTTAAAACTACAGTTTTACCATTTTTAAGTGGATTTGTCTTTTTCTACCTCGTTATGTTAGCACTTCACGCAACAGTGGGATTTAACAAAATAATCATTGTTTTTGTTTTGGCCGTTCTCGTTGCAATAGCTTGTAGAAATATTCAACAATTATTTAAAAAGTTGTTAATAATTCAATTTATTTTAGTCCTCACAACAGGTTTAGGGTTCTATAGAATTTCCAAATCATTTTTTAAATATTCTGATGAGTGGATAGAACAACCGGATAACATTGAAGAAGTTATTTTTAAAAAAACGCCAAATATTTATGTTATTCAACCCGATGGATATGCCAATTTTTCAGAGCTTAGAAAAGGTTATTATAAGTATGATAACTCTACATTTGAAAGTTGGTTAGAAACTAACAATTTTAAATTGTATCATAGTTTTAGAAGTAATTATTTTAGCACCTTATCCTCAAATAGTTCTTTGTTTAGTATGAAACACCACTATAATAATTTGTTCGATGAGCGAAAAATTATTATGGATAAAAATACAGTTGTATCTATTTTTAAAAACAATGGTTATAAAACACACTTTTTGGCAGAGCTCCCTTATCTTTTAATTAATCGCCCAAATATCAAATTTGACTATACCAATTTTGATGTAAACAACATTTCTTTTTTAAGCAAGGGATTAGAAGCAGAACGATCGATTTTAGTGGATTTACCTCTCGTTTTACAAAAAAACAAAGAGGAAAATGGAAAGAACTTTTACTTCATTGAAAAACTTTTACCGGGACATATAACAACCTTTAAAGACGCTACAACTACTAAGGAAAAAGAACGTTTACTTTACTTAAAATCCATTGAAGATGTTAACGAATGGATGAAAAATGTATTTCAACTTATTTCTGAAAATGATCCAAATGCAATGATAATTATACTTGCTGATCATGGTGGTTTTGTAGGTTGGGATTATACTCTGCAGACAACAAATACTACTTCTGATGAAAATTTAATTAATTCAGTTTTTACAGCAGCTCTAGCAATTAAATGGCCCAATAATGAACCTCCAACATTTAAACATGAATTTAAATCCAGTGTGAATTTTTTTAGAACAATTTTTTCTTACTTAGCCGAAGATGAAATTTATTTAAAAAACTTGCAAGATGATGCAAGTTATCTCACTCTTTGGGATGAAAAAAATAAAGGACTTTATAAAGTGATAAATTCGGAAAATGAAATTGTTTTAGAGAAAAATAATTCAGAATAA
- a CDS encoding NAD(P)-dependent oxidoreductase, whose protein sequence is MTFGIIKERKNPPDRRVVFTPEELVRLQQQFPEAKIKVEASDIRVFPDADYVAEGIKITEDLSDCDVLLGVKEVPVDALIPNKKYFFFSHTIKKQVHNRKLLQAVLDKNIELYDHETIVDAQNRRLIGFGRYAGIVGTYNAFRGFGIKFELFNIPKAETLKGKEELIAKLKRQVLPPIKIVLTGKGKVGMGSKEILDGMKIKEVSVENFLTKNYSEPVYVQLDVLDYNKRKDGKVLDNQDFYANPKEYVSDFERFTKVSDVFITGHFYGNDAPYILTQEMLKAKDCKIKVVADISCDVNGPIACTIKASTIADPFFGYLPYEHKEVSYTHPGSIMVMSVDNLPCELPKDASEGFGEMFMEHVIPAFFNNDKDGILQRAKITENGKLTPRFSYLQDYVNEGLVTSK, encoded by the coding sequence ATGACATTCGGAATCATCAAAGAACGCAAAAATCCACCAGACAGAAGAGTTGTTTTTACACCTGAAGAGTTGGTTCGGTTACAACAACAATTTCCTGAGGCGAAAATAAAAGTAGAAGCATCAGATATTAGGGTTTTTCCTGATGCAGATTATGTTGCAGAAGGAATTAAAATTACGGAAGATCTTTCAGATTGTGATGTTTTACTTGGTGTCAAAGAAGTTCCTGTGGATGCTTTAATTCCAAATAAAAAATACTTTTTCTTCTCTCACACTATAAAAAAGCAAGTTCATAATCGAAAATTACTTCAAGCTGTTTTAGACAAAAATATCGAATTATATGATCATGAAACAATTGTGGATGCTCAAAACCGTCGATTAATTGGTTTTGGTCGTTATGCCGGAATTGTAGGAACTTATAATGCTTTTCGCGGATTTGGAATTAAATTTGAACTTTTCAATATACCAAAAGCCGAGACATTAAAAGGTAAAGAAGAACTAATTGCAAAATTAAAAAGACAAGTTTTACCACCAATTAAGATTGTCCTTACAGGTAAAGGAAAGGTTGGAATGGGATCAAAAGAGATTTTAGACGGAATGAAAATTAAAGAAGTTTCCGTTGAAAATTTTCTAACCAAAAATTATTCAGAACCGGTATATGTCCAACTTGATGTGCTGGATTACAACAAACGAAAAGACGGAAAAGTTTTGGACAACCAAGATTTTTATGCAAATCCAAAAGAATATGTTTCCGATTTTGAACGTTTTACCAAAGTTTCCGATGTTTTTATAACCGGTCATTTTTATGGAAATGATGCTCCTTACATCCTAACACAAGAAATGCTTAAAGCTAAAGATTGTAAAATTAAAGTAGTAGCTGATATTTCTTGTGATGTAAACGGACCCATTGCTTGTACTATTAAAGCTTCAACGATAGCAGATCCGTTTTTTGGCTATTTGCCTTATGAACATAAAGAGGTGTCTTACACGCATCCCGGTTCAATAATGGTCATGAGCGTAGATAATTTGCCTTGCGAATTACCCAAAGATGCGAGCGAAGGTTTTGGCGAAATGTTTATGGAACATGTTATCCCAGCTTTTTTTAACAATGACAAAGATGGAATTCTTCAACGTGCAAAAATTACCGAAAACGGAAAATTAACACCTCGGTTTTCGTATTTACAGGATTATGTAAATGAGGGTTTAGTTACTTCAAAATAG